A genomic window from Silene latifolia isolate original U9 population chromosome Y, ASM4854445v1, whole genome shotgun sequence includes:
- the LOC141633083 gene encoding protein SMALL AUXIN UP-REGULATED RNA 12-like: protein MTKGMTWLTSLLKFPGKDGLWELGGAWNFYVNNNKEEKLPSKRSRKLPSTPVGPVKEIFRKCSSFQKDDEKTASEDVHVTKGHFVVYVGENRTRYVIPISWLFHPKFQYPLQLAAEEYGFRHASGITIPCDEVIFLSLAATIGEEKNDNCL from the exons ATGACAAAAGGAATGACCTGGTTAACGAGTTTGCTTAAATTCCCTGGTAAAGATGGGCTATGGGAACTTGGCGGTGCGTGGAATTTTTACGTTAATAATAATAAG gaagaaaaacttcctTCAAAACGATCCCGGAAATTACCGTCAACTCCCGTGGGTCCAGTGAAGGAGATATTCCGAAAGTGTTCAAGCTTTCAAAAAGACGATGAGAAAACAGCTTCAGAAGATGTGCATGTAACCAAAGGTCACTTTGTTGTATATGTTGGAGAAAACAGGACGAGATATGTAATCCCTATATCATGGTTGTTTCACCCTAAATTTCAGTATCCACTTCAGTTGGCCGCAGAGGAGTATGGCTTTCGACATGCTAGTGGTATCACCATTCCTTGTGATGAAGTTATTTTCCTGTCTCTTGCGGCTACCATTGGGGAAGAGAAGAATGATAATTGCTTGTAA